A region of Lycium barbarum isolate Lr01 chromosome 3, ASM1917538v2, whole genome shotgun sequence DNA encodes the following proteins:
- the LOC132629830 gene encoding uncharacterized protein LOC132629830, with product MPQVDLETLVSACAGGNNDRKVACETLADVSAGEAPAKDDEEKQPEIPPDYPPESFWLSKDAEFDWFDRNAFLDRKQSTKGIGPNTTNLNQGSNSSSQRFSSTLKSKASIIGFPKTQKATYVDSKRRTCKPANIRLFPAKRSDSILKAASVNEPSSPKVSCMGRVRSKRGRRRSSERKSKKCEKKYSLERSRSKKTGYFSRLLSMFRSNKKSVRSCTDKGLGSRVEEPVVKPLRKSKSVSVEKTRNVEPAGLGGMKRFASGRRSESWDCDEINVFV from the exons atgcCTCAAGTTGATTTGGAAACACTAGTTTCTGCCTGTGCCGGTGGAAATAATGACCGGAAAGTTGCATGTGAAACTTTAGCTGACGTCAGCGCCGGCGAAGCGCCGGCGAAAGATGATGAAGAAAAGCAACCGGAAATACCGCCGGATTATCCGCCGGAATCATTTTGGTTGTCGAAAGATGCTGAGTTTGATTGGTTTGATCGTAACGCCTTTTTGGACCGTAAACAGTCGACAAAAG GTATCGGTCCAAACACAACGAACTTAAATCAAGGTTCAAACTCAAGTTCACAGAGATTCTCATCAACTTTGAAATCTAAGGCTTCGATAATCGGATTTCCTAAAACTCAGAAAGCTACTTACGTCGATTCGAAACGGCGAACATGTAAACCGGCAAACATACGTCTTTTTCCTGCAAAACGGTCTGACTCAATCTTAAAAGCTGCTTCAGTTAACGAACCTTCGTCGCCGAAGGTGTCATGCATGGGAAGAGTAAGATCAAAACGAGGTCGAAGAAGATCATCGgaaagaaaatcaaaaaaatgtgaaaagaaataTTCACTTGAGAGATCAAGAAGCAAAAAAACCGGATATTTTTCAAGATTATTGTCAATGTTCCGGTCTAATAAAAAATCGGTTCGGTCATGTACGGATAAAGGGTTGGGTTCAAGAGTAGAAGAACCGGTTGTTAAACCGTTGAGAAAGAGCAAAAGTGTGAGTGTAGAGAAAACACGTAATGTTGAACCGGCCGGTTTAGGAGGGATGAAACGGTTTGCTTCCGGTCGAAGATCAGAATCATGGGATTGCGATGAAATTAACGTATTTGTTTAA